One genomic window of Thermococcus indicus includes the following:
- a CDS encoding DUF5615 family PIN-like protein, producing MKFLADENIPYPVVKRLRAESFDITSIYEVKRGITDEEVAQIANREDRILITFDKDFGMIIFVESITIPGLILLRFPPKSIEYIYSKLRAVLGLDIDFKGKIVSVHEDKIRVAKL from the coding sequence TTGAAGTTTCTGGCTGACGAGAACATACCCTATCCTGTTGTCAAACGCTTAAGAGCAGAGAGTTTTGACATAACATCCATCTACGAAGTCAAGAGAGGCATAACTGACGAGGAAGTTGCCCAGATTGCCAACAGGGAGGACAGAATCCTTATAACGTTCGACAAAGATTTTGGAATGATTATTTTTGTTGAGAGCATCACAATTCCCGGACTTATCCTTCTGAGGTTTCCACCGAAGAGCATTGAGTACATTTACTCAAAACTCCGTGCAGTCTTAGGGCTGGATATTGACTTCAAAGGAAAAATCGTGAGCGTTCATGAAGATAAAATAAGAGTGGCAAAGCTCTGA
- a CDS encoding TIGR00269 family protein codes for MKCSKCNRPAVYHARYTGRYYCRKHFNEMVEKKFKETVKKYRLIEKGERIAVGVSGGKDSVVLMHLLAKLREKFPFELVAVTIDEGIAGYRPPSVEIARRNAEKLGIEHRVYSFKEYMGFTLDETVEIMGSFEKGERVGACSYCGVWRRWLLNYAAKDVGADKLAVGHNLDDEVQMFIMNILRGDVARLGRTGPYYEEIHPELVPRIKPLREIPEKEIVLYAVLNNIEVDFSECPYAVEAFRAEIRDWINEMEERHPGTKYQILRSYDKLFPLIARTYTKRTSELNRCKICGQPTTGEICKACQFRLQVERKAREKGLTFRVD; via the coding sequence ATGAAGTGCTCCAAGTGCAATCGCCCGGCCGTTTACCACGCGCGCTACACCGGGCGGTACTACTGCAGGAAACACTTCAACGAGATGGTGGAGAAGAAGTTCAAGGAGACGGTGAAGAAGTACCGCCTCATAGAGAAGGGTGAGAGGATAGCCGTGGGCGTGAGCGGCGGAAAGGACAGCGTCGTTCTCATGCACCTCCTGGCGAAGCTGCGCGAGAAGTTTCCCTTCGAGCTCGTGGCCGTAACGATTGACGAAGGAATAGCCGGGTACAGGCCTCCCAGTGTCGAGATAGCTAGGAGGAACGCCGAGAAGCTGGGCATAGAGCACAGGGTCTATTCATTCAAGGAGTACATGGGCTTCACCCTGGACGAGACCGTTGAGATTATGGGGAGCTTTGAAAAGGGAGAGAGAGTCGGGGCGTGCTCCTACTGCGGCGTCTGGAGGCGCTGGCTCCTAAACTACGCGGCGAAGGACGTGGGCGCGGACAAACTGGCAGTCGGCCACAACCTCGACGACGAGGTTCAGATGTTCATCATGAACATACTGCGCGGCGATGTGGCACGCCTCGGAAGGACCGGCCCTTACTACGAGGAGATACACCCAGAGCTGGTCCCCAGGATAAAGCCCCTCCGCGAGATTCCCGAGAAGGAGATAGTTCTCTACGCGGTCCTCAACAACATAGAGGTTGATTTCAGCGAGTGCCCCTACGCCGTTGAGGCCTTCAGGGCCGAAATTCGGGATTGGATCAACGAGATGGAGGAGAGGCATCCGGGGACGAAGTATCAGATACTGAGGAGCTACGACAAGCTATTCCCCCTCATAGCGAGGACGTACACCAAAAGGACGAGCGAGCTGAACCGCTGTAAGATATGCGGCCAGCCGACGACGGGAGAGATATGCAAGGCCTGCCAGTTCCGCCTTCAGGTCGAGAGGAAGGCCAGAGAGAAGGGACTCACGTTCCGGGTGGATTAA
- a CDS encoding TIGR04140 family protein, translating to MIIETVIPPEELEDIKRKSGAEVRLILLGKTERNGIPLSRVLIKGEQREIERFMEKLRLARAGG from the coding sequence TTGATTATCGAGACCGTGATTCCACCGGAGGAGCTTGAGGATATAAAAAGGAAGAGCGGGGCGGAGGTTAGATTAATCCTCCTCGGGAAGACGGAGAGAAACGGTATACCCCTCAGCAGGGTTCTGATAAAGGGGGAGCAAAGGGAGATAGAGCGCTTCATGGAGAAGCTCCGCCTGGCGAGGGCGGGAGGTTAG
- a CDS encoding geranylgeranyl reductase family protein yields MKYDVLIIGGGPSGNYLANLLARDFSVAVVEKKGAFGGKACTGIIGAANYERLGLPEEAVLNELRGAVFYSRIQSFEIERKTPQAYLVDRKALEKSLAERAVRKGVDYYMATTFKGFRNGKAVLQHLGERLEIGADFYVGADGVNSAVAKAIGAKAMAEFLSGYEVEVVGEFRRDFVEVWVNKDMNGDFFMWVAPVNEGLARVGTLGSIEALNRFLRVRMLKPTSIVEFKAGSVGFGWRKPWVRGNVALLGDAALQIKPTTAGGIVFGMLCARALREALLTGKPESYEKLCGAIKNQISFGLRFRKIFRGMSQEDIERVFEVLGSAEAREVIESQADFDDHVKTAKAILRRPKLLAKLIRISPSIVRYLV; encoded by the coding sequence ATGAAGTACGATGTTCTCATCATCGGCGGCGGGCCCTCGGGCAACTACCTCGCGAACCTGCTCGCCAGGGACTTCAGCGTTGCCGTGGTCGAAAAGAAGGGTGCATTTGGAGGCAAAGCCTGCACGGGCATCATCGGGGCGGCTAACTACGAGAGGCTTGGCCTCCCGGAGGAGGCCGTACTGAACGAACTCCGCGGGGCCGTTTTTTACTCACGGATCCAGAGCTTCGAGATAGAGAGGAAAACCCCCCAGGCGTACCTGGTGGACAGGAAAGCCCTGGAGAAGAGCCTCGCTGAGAGGGCCGTCAGGAAGGGCGTGGATTACTACATGGCCACGACTTTCAAGGGGTTCAGGAACGGAAAAGCCGTGCTCCAGCACCTGGGGGAGAGGCTTGAGATTGGGGCGGACTTCTACGTCGGGGCGGACGGCGTTAACAGCGCCGTTGCCAAGGCCATCGGGGCCAAAGCCATGGCCGAGTTCCTGAGCGGCTACGAGGTCGAGGTCGTTGGCGAGTTCAGGCGGGATTTCGTCGAGGTCTGGGTTAACAAGGACATGAACGGGGACTTCTTCATGTGGGTGGCGCCGGTGAACGAGGGGCTAGCTAGAGTCGGAACACTCGGGAGCATCGAGGCCCTCAACCGCTTTCTCAGGGTGAGGATGCTCAAGCCCACTTCAATAGTCGAGTTCAAGGCGGGTTCGGTTGGTTTTGGCTGGAGAAAGCCGTGGGTGAGGGGCAACGTGGCGCTGCTCGGGGACGCGGCGCTGCAGATAAAGCCGACCACCGCGGGGGGAATCGTCTTCGGGATGCTCTGCGCCCGTGCCCTCAGGGAAGCCCTCCTGACCGGGAAGCCCGAGAGCTATGAAAAGCTCTGCGGGGCGATCAAGAACCAGATAAGCTTCGGACTGCGCTTCAGGAAGATATTCAGGGGGATGAGCCAGGAGGATATCGAGAGGGTCTTCGAGGTCCTCGGAAGCGCGGAGGCGAGGGAGGTCATAGAGAGCCAGGCGGACTTCGACGACCACGTGAAGACCGCGAAGGCGATACTCAGGAGGCCGAAACTCCTCGCAAAGCTAATAAGGATAAGCCCGAGCATCGTTCGCTACCTCGTGTGA
- a CDS encoding ATP-binding protein — MNENLARVIVEWQENWTPELIERDFDFSLIPERPRKIITFAGCRRTGKTYLMFQLINGLSKKIPQDEIFYINFEDERIEKRTETLTELIPTIEELFGKKERLYLFLDEIQNIPGWDSWVRRVHDSRKDVRLFLSGSSSKLSSREIPTSLRGRALTFEVFPLSFQEFLRFKNFDIPQRVEFSGKKSQLLNLLREYLLYGGFPEVVLSNDKKIKGMIVRDYFNTIIALDIVERYRVRNPEELRALLRLLLNSEYFSLSKAERTMRSLGYSVSKATLANYLRYLNECYFTFPVEVYSPKVRLRIQHPKKIYFVDTAFLTFLSVKFSDNIGRLMENTVFIELMRRGREVNYASGENWEVDFVLPEEETLIQVSYDVSRPETLERELKALKKAKRLFGWEKAKLITWDIEKKTDGIEIIPLWRFLLDYRDRDSTGGA; from the coding sequence ATGAACGAGAACCTCGCGCGAGTCATTGTTGAGTGGCAGGAAAACTGGACGCCGGAACTAATCGAAAGGGACTTCGACTTCTCCTTGATTCCTGAAAGACCAAGAAAGATCATCACCTTCGCCGGATGCAGGAGAACAGGCAAAACATACCTAATGTTCCAGCTGATAAACGGGCTTTCTAAGAAAATACCTCAGGATGAGATTTTTTACATCAACTTCGAGGACGAGAGAATAGAGAAGAGAACCGAAACGCTGACTGAGCTTATCCCCACAATCGAAGAGCTATTTGGGAAGAAGGAGAGGCTTTACCTGTTTCTAGACGAAATCCAGAATATTCCGGGATGGGACTCATGGGTCAGGCGGGTACATGACTCAAGGAAAGACGTGAGGCTCTTCCTGAGTGGTTCCTCTTCAAAGCTATCAAGCAGGGAGATACCCACATCGCTCAGGGGTAGGGCTCTCACATTCGAAGTCTTCCCGCTGAGCTTCCAGGAGTTCCTCCGCTTCAAAAACTTCGACATACCACAAAGAGTCGAATTCAGCGGGAAGAAGAGCCAGCTCCTAAACCTCCTTAGGGAGTATCTTCTCTACGGGGGATTTCCGGAGGTTGTCCTCTCCAACGATAAAAAAATAAAAGGGATGATAGTCAGGGACTACTTCAACACGATTATTGCGTTGGACATTGTCGAAAGGTACCGGGTACGGAACCCAGAGGAGCTGAGGGCGCTTCTCAGGTTGCTTCTCAACTCAGAGTACTTCAGCCTGAGTAAAGCTGAGAGAACCATGAGAAGCCTCGGGTATTCGGTCAGCAAGGCAACTCTGGCCAACTACCTCCGCTACCTGAACGAGTGCTACTTCACCTTTCCCGTGGAAGTATACTCCCCCAAGGTCAGGCTGAGAATCCAGCACCCCAAGAAGATATACTTCGTGGACACGGCTTTCCTCACGTTCCTGAGTGTAAAGTTCAGTGATAACATCGGCAGGCTCATGGAGAACACGGTCTTCATCGAGCTCATGAGGAGGGGTAGGGAGGTTAACTACGCCTCCGGCGAGAACTGGGAGGTGGACTTCGTTCTGCCAGAGGAGGAAACGTTGATTCAGGTGAGCTACGACGTTTCGAGGCCGGAGACACTAGAAAGGGAACTCAAAGCTCTGAAAAAAGCAAAACGACTCTTCGGGTGGGAAAAAGCAAAGTTGATAACGTGGGACATAGAGAAGAAAACAGACGGAATCGAAATAATACCCCTGTGGAGGTTCCTCCTTGATTATCGAGACCGTGATTCCACCGGAGGAGCTTGA
- a CDS encoding carboxypeptidase M32 — protein sequence MESVFQNETVKEILGKYRRIWAINHAQSVLGWDMEVNMPGEGILERSVAQGELSVLSQEFLLKPDFVELVEKAKGIENLNEYERGVVRVLDRSIRISRAFPPEFLREMSEVTSQATKAWEEAKKSDDYSKFEPWLDRIIDLAKRAAEYLGYEDEPYDALLDLFEEGLTTRDVERMFDKLEKELKPLLEKIMEEGRVPQSHPLEKESYEQAQMERVNRWILEKFGFPLGVRSRLDVSAHPFTTEFGIRDVRITTRYEGYDFRMTVLSTVHEFGHALYELQQDERFMFSPIVGGVSLGIHESQSRFWENIIGRSREFAELIYPTLRENLPFMANYTPEDVYLYFNMVRPDFIRTEADVVTYNFHILLRFKLERMMLNEGVKARDLPELWNDEMENLLGIMPKTYREGILQDIHWAHGTVGYFPTYSIGTLLSAQLYYHMKKDIPDFEEKVAKAEFDPIKAWLRERIHRHGSIYPPKELLRKAIGEELNPDYFIRWVKERYL from the coding sequence ATGGAGAGCGTCTTCCAGAACGAGACGGTAAAGGAGATTCTCGGCAAGTACCGCAGGATATGGGCGATAAACCACGCCCAGAGCGTCCTTGGCTGGGACATGGAGGTCAACATGCCCGGGGAGGGAATCCTCGAGCGCTCGGTGGCCCAGGGCGAGCTTTCCGTGCTTTCTCAGGAGTTCCTCCTCAAGCCGGACTTCGTCGAGCTGGTTGAGAAAGCGAAGGGAATCGAGAACCTCAACGAGTACGAGCGCGGCGTCGTTCGCGTCCTCGACCGCTCAATAAGGATAAGCAGGGCCTTCCCGCCGGAGTTCCTCAGGGAGATGAGCGAGGTCACGAGCCAGGCCACCAAGGCCTGGGAGGAGGCAAAGAAGAGCGACGACTACTCCAAGTTCGAGCCCTGGCTCGACAGGATAATCGACCTGGCGAAGCGCGCCGCTGAATACCTCGGCTACGAGGACGAGCCCTACGACGCTTTGCTCGACCTCTTCGAGGAAGGCCTGACCACCAGGGACGTCGAGAGGATGTTCGACAAGCTGGAGAAGGAGCTCAAGCCGCTCCTTGAGAAGATCATGGAAGAGGGTAGGGTTCCCCAGAGCCACCCGCTCGAGAAGGAGAGCTATGAGCAGGCCCAGATGGAGCGCGTGAACCGCTGGATCCTCGAGAAGTTCGGCTTCCCGCTCGGTGTCCGCTCAAGGCTTGACGTTTCAGCTCACCCCTTCACGACCGAGTTTGGGATAAGGGACGTTAGGATAACCACCCGCTACGAGGGCTACGACTTCAGAATGACCGTCCTCAGCACCGTCCACGAGTTCGGCCATGCCCTCTACGAACTCCAGCAGGACGAGAGGTTCATGTTCAGCCCGATAGTCGGTGGAGTGAGCCTCGGAATCCACGAGAGCCAGAGCAGGTTCTGGGAGAACATCATCGGCCGCTCCAGGGAGTTCGCCGAGCTGATATACCCGACCCTCAGGGAGAACCTGCCCTTCATGGCCAACTACACGCCCGAGGACGTTTACCTATACTTCAACATGGTCAGGCCCGACTTCATAAGGACCGAGGCCGATGTGGTGACCTACAACTTCCACATCCTGCTCCGCTTCAAGCTAGAAAGAATGATGCTCAACGAGGGTGTTAAAGCCAGAGACCTCCCCGAGCTCTGGAACGACGAGATGGAGAACCTCCTCGGCATAATGCCGAAGACCTACCGTGAGGGAATCCTCCAGGACATCCACTGGGCCCACGGAACGGTCGGCTACTTCCCGACCTACAGCATAGGAACGCTCCTCTCAGCCCAGCTCTACTACCATATGAAGAAGGACATCCCGGACTTCGAGGAGAAGGTTGCAAAGGCCGAGTTCGACCCGATAAAGGCCTGGCTCCGCGAGAGGATCCACAGGCACGGAAGCATCTACCCGCCGAAGGAGCTCCTCAGGAAGGCCATCGGCGAGGAGCTGAACCCGGACTACTTCATCAGGTGGGTGAAGGAGAGGTATCTGTGA
- a CDS encoding DUF433 domain-containing protein, translating to MMIDERIEIDPKKMGGKPVIKGTRIPVYLILELLANGWSFEEILESYPQLTKEDILAAIRYASMILKEEQYVEVSG from the coding sequence ATGATGATTGACGAAAGAATAGAGATAGATCCCAAGAAGATGGGCGGAAAGCCCGTGATAAAGGGGACAAGGATTCCGGTTTACCTCATACTGGAGCTCCTCGCCAACGGTTGGAGCTTTGAGGAGATACTTGAGAGCTACCCTCAGCTGACAAAAGAGGACATACTCGCGGCTATAAGGTACGCCAGTATGATATTAAAGGAGGAGCAGTACGTTGAAGTTTCTGGCTGA
- a CDS encoding DUF460 domain-containing protein, with product MRVRPILILGIDVISENPKRFAVVSWFNGRLERKGEFTLYRLIRFIQSKRPDIVAMDSVTELGDDLRKFLRALPSGTKLVQVTGRPGEQRSLQSLAKEHGIRAFDRFDPYEEAKLSALLASKGVGYEVLAFEDEVIIKVTRGRSHGKGGWSQDRYRKRVHNLVRDKVREIEDRLRRADIPFDLETEEKDYGLARGEFRVYASREELAGLIKPTRGGDVEVRIQPVERAELGFAPLKGEEAIRERMSIIVGIDPGITVGIAAIDLDGNIVALHSERNMPVGEVFRFISEVGHPVIVATDVSPAPGFVEKIARSFKANLFVPRESLRVQDKNELLRDLGITVEDDHQRDALAAAYKAYLRLKPKLEHIDAKLREAGLIKKSDEVKALVIQGYNLGEAMQRVTLRERPREEEKPGEARRQGPDVEHYLRRIRELERRIEFLERENRELKGIIREQRKTIGRLERKLVDYDEEIRRKVLRERELEAKVKRIETLERQLREAKAVIERLSRDLVQVKRMNVVELRGSAVPLKVMEVLSWRELERIEREVGLRRGDVLFVINPAGAGRAIAGELVEKGIKALITEKPLPEPVREVLREAHVPFFTGEELDVKRVDEFAVVERETLERAIDGLLEKWKAEDEEREVERMLRLVEEYRLERKKELKRKAEEESKTEHRNA from the coding sequence ATGAGGGTGAGGCCTATTCTAATCCTCGGCATTGACGTGATAAGTGAGAACCCCAAGAGGTTCGCGGTGGTGAGCTGGTTCAACGGCAGGCTTGAGCGGAAGGGGGAGTTCACGCTATACCGTCTTATTCGCTTCATCCAGTCCAAGAGGCCCGACATAGTGGCCATGGACAGCGTTACCGAGCTGGGCGATGACCTGAGGAAGTTTCTCCGCGCCCTTCCGAGCGGGACGAAGCTGGTTCAGGTTACCGGCCGTCCGGGTGAGCAGAGGAGCTTGCAGAGCCTCGCGAAGGAGCACGGCATAAGGGCCTTTGATAGGTTCGACCCCTACGAGGAGGCCAAGCTTTCCGCACTCCTCGCGAGCAAGGGGGTCGGCTACGAGGTTCTCGCCTTCGAGGACGAGGTGATAATCAAGGTAACCCGGGGGAGGAGCCACGGAAAGGGCGGCTGGAGCCAGGACAGGTACAGGAAGAGGGTTCACAACCTCGTTCGGGACAAGGTGAGGGAGATAGAGGACAGGCTCAGAAGGGCGGACATACCCTTTGACCTTGAAACGGAGGAAAAGGACTACGGCCTGGCCAGGGGGGAGTTCCGGGTCTACGCTTCCAGGGAGGAGCTGGCCGGCCTTATAAAGCCCACCCGCGGCGGGGACGTTGAGGTGAGGATTCAGCCCGTCGAAAGGGCTGAGCTCGGCTTCGCCCCCCTGAAAGGGGAGGAGGCGATACGGGAGAGGATGAGCATCATAGTCGGCATAGACCCCGGCATAACGGTGGGCATAGCCGCCATAGACCTCGACGGGAACATCGTGGCCCTCCACAGCGAGAGGAACATGCCGGTCGGCGAGGTCTTCCGCTTCATCAGCGAGGTCGGTCACCCGGTCATCGTTGCCACCGACGTCTCCCCCGCCCCTGGCTTCGTCGAGAAGATAGCCCGCTCCTTCAAGGCGAACCTGTTCGTTCCCAGGGAGAGCCTCCGCGTTCAGGACAAGAACGAACTGCTGAGGGACCTCGGAATAACCGTCGAGGATGACCACCAGCGCGACGCCTTGGCGGCCGCCTACAAGGCATACCTCCGGCTGAAGCCGAAGCTGGAACACATCGATGCCAAACTGCGCGAGGCCGGTCTGATAAAGAAGTCCGACGAGGTAAAGGCCCTTGTCATACAGGGATACAACCTCGGGGAAGCCATGCAAAGGGTTACCCTCCGCGAGAGGCCGAGGGAGGAGGAGAAGCCCGGGGAGGCCAGAAGGCAGGGCCCGGACGTTGAGCACTACCTCAGGAGAATCCGCGAGCTTGAGAGGAGGATCGAGTTCCTGGAGAGGGAAAACCGGGAGCTTAAGGGGATCATCCGTGAGCAGAGGAAGACCATAGGCAGGCTCGAGAGGAAGCTCGTCGATTACGACGAGGAAATCAGGCGGAAGGTTCTCCGCGAGAGGGAGCTTGAGGCCAAGGTGAAGCGCATCGAAACCCTTGAGAGACAGCTGAGGGAGGCCAAGGCGGTCATAGAGCGCCTGAGCAGGGACCTGGTGCAGGTAAAGCGCATGAACGTCGTGGAGCTTCGCGGTAGCGCGGTTCCGCTCAAGGTGATGGAGGTTCTGAGCTGGCGCGAGCTTGAGAGGATTGAGCGTGAGGTCGGGTTGAGGAGGGGTGATGTGCTCTTCGTGATAAATCCGGCCGGGGCGGGGAGGGCCATAGCAGGGGAGCTGGTTGAGAAGGGGATAAAGGCGCTCATCACCGAGAAGCCCCTTCCGGAGCCGGTGAGGGAGGTTCTCCGCGAGGCCCACGTGCCATTCTTCACGGGCGAAGAGCTTGACGTCAAGCGCGTCGATGAGTTCGCGGTGGTTGAGCGGGAGACCCTGGAGAGGGCCATCGATGGGCTCCTGGAGAAGTGGAAAGCGGAGGACGAGGAGAGGGAGGTCGAGCGGATGCTCCGCCTGGTTGAGGAGTACCGGCTGGAGAGGAAGAAGGAGCTGAAAAGGAAGGCCGAGGAGGAGTCAAAAACGGAACATCGGAATGCTTAA
- a CDS encoding CGP-CTERM sorting domain-containing protein: MSRLMSYLSFLVLALLLFFPLTSAQEVYEVKYAVMSNGSDALIPLQVLTYEPYCPPLSGINCANATTGEVLGGEEHLFYFNGSQLYLLNFTPAFRALYPNYSTLLDQSRALYHYTLGQSLNGARFINGSWYLDLTFYPPMTHVHGIYLFNPKNLCIEPVNVSWLKLPKGKISDEINGWRIELQSPSFKKWDYANVSDVWVTMSENALRWSPGPTEVVNSSVFPIYFLLKKEGHVKNITLVYLNMNVTRDDFVPPNTPVPGYWFPDSVKIANVTVCEKASANTGKTGENVTANSTDTPHTPPIKTTPSHPTSTKENSKICGPGLVTLLAVIPVLMGRLKRRVE, from the coding sequence ATGTCCAGACTGATGAGTTATCTTTCCTTCCTCGTGCTGGCGCTCCTCCTGTTCTTCCCCTTAACCTCGGCCCAAGAGGTTTACGAGGTTAAGTATGCTGTGATGTCCAACGGAAGCGACGCACTAATTCCCCTTCAGGTTCTCACCTACGAGCCATACTGTCCTCCCCTCTCGGGAATCAACTGCGCCAACGCAACCACCGGGGAGGTTCTTGGGGGAGAGGAACATCTCTTCTACTTCAATGGCTCCCAGCTCTACTTACTTAACTTCACCCCCGCGTTCAGAGCCCTTTACCCAAACTATAGCACTCTCCTTGACCAGTCCAGGGCCCTTTACCACTACACTCTCGGCCAGTCTCTTAATGGTGCGCGCTTCATAAACGGGAGCTGGTACCTGGACCTCACGTTCTACCCTCCGATGACGCATGTCCATGGCATCTACCTCTTCAATCCAAAAAACTTATGCATTGAGCCGGTCAATGTTAGCTGGCTTAAGCTCCCAAAGGGAAAAATCAGCGACGAGATAAACGGCTGGCGGATTGAGCTTCAGTCCCCGAGCTTCAAAAAATGGGACTACGCGAACGTGAGCGACGTGTGGGTCACGATGAGCGAGAACGCGCTGAGGTGGTCTCCTGGCCCCACTGAAGTCGTCAATTCGAGCGTTTTTCCGATTTACTTCCTCCTCAAAAAGGAGGGCCACGTGAAGAACATCACCCTCGTTTACCTTAACATGAACGTTACAAGGGACGACTTCGTCCCGCCGAACACCCCCGTTCCAGGCTACTGGTTCCCGGACAGTGTTAAGATAGCCAACGTGACGGTCTGCGAGAAGGCGAGCGCGAACACTGGCAAGACGGGTGAGAACGTCACGGCGAATTCAACGGACACTCCTCACACCCCACCAATCAAAACCACTCCCTCTCATCCCACCAGCACAAAAGAAAACAGCAAAATCTGCGGGCCGGGGCTTGTAACCTTGCTTGCCGTGATCCCGGTGCTCATGGGGAGGTTAAAAAGACGGGTGGAGTGA
- a CDS encoding ASCH domain-containing protein produces MARWKMGLQEEYLKAIAEGRKRIEGRLYDEKRQGIKPGDEIVFENKLVCVVKDVRVYSSFMEMLEKEGLENVLPGVESIEEGVKVYRRFYSEEKERKYGVAAIEVEPVAWVGEPLG; encoded by the coding sequence ATGGCAAGGTGGAAGATGGGCCTCCAAGAGGAGTACCTCAAGGCGATAGCCGAGGGGAGGAAGAGGATTGAAGGCCGCTTATACGACGAGAAGAGGCAGGGGATAAAACCGGGGGACGAGATAGTCTTCGAGAACAAGCTGGTATGCGTCGTGAAGGACGTGAGGGTCTACTCGTCGTTCATGGAGATGCTGGAGAAGGAGGGCCTTGAGAACGTTCTCCCCGGAGTTGAGAGCATCGAGGAGGGCGTTAAGGTCTACAGGCGCTTCTACTCTGAGGAGAAGGAGAGGAAGTACGGGGTGGCGGCGATAGAGGTCGAGCCGGTGGCGTGGGTTGGGGAACCGTTAGGGTGA
- the pcp gene encoding pyroglutamyl-peptidase I, with the protein MKVLITGFEPFGGEEINPSWEAVERLPENIGGARLIKHRLPVTFRGVREILPRLIVEERPDVVILTGQAGGRPNVTVERVAINVMDSKMPDNEGFAPEDEPVFEDAPAAYFATLPVKAIVAALRRKNIPAGVSNTAGTYVCNAAMFTALHTIAVAGMETRAGFIHVPFIHEQALEKPRPSMALETVTRAFEVAVRTSLEV; encoded by the coding sequence ATGAAGGTTCTCATAACGGGTTTTGAGCCCTTTGGGGGAGAGGAGATAAACCCGTCGTGGGAGGCCGTTGAGAGGCTTCCGGAGAACATAGGCGGGGCGAGGCTGATAAAACACCGGCTGCCGGTGACCTTCAGGGGAGTCAGGGAGATTCTGCCGAGGCTCATCGTGGAGGAAAGGCCGGACGTGGTCATCTTAACCGGCCAGGCCGGTGGTAGGCCGAACGTAACCGTTGAGAGGGTCGCGATAAACGTGATGGACAGCAAGATGCCGGACAACGAGGGCTTTGCTCCCGAGGACGAGCCGGTCTTTGAGGACGCCCCGGCCGCGTACTTTGCGACCCTCCCTGTAAAGGCCATCGTTGCTGCCCTCAGGAGGAAGAACATACCGGCCGGGGTTTCAAACACTGCCGGAACGTACGTCTGCAACGCGGCTATGTTCACCGCCCTGCACACGATAGCCGTCGCTGGAATGGAAACCAGAGCCGGCTTCATCCACGTGCCCTTTATCCACGAGCAGGCCCTGGAAAAGCCGAGGCCCTCTATGGCCCTGGAAACCGTAACGCGGGCATTTGAGGTCGCCGTTAGGACCTCGCTTGAGGTCTGA
- a CDS encoding transcriptional regulator, whose product MEALRELSRNHVLGNPIRLGIMLYLLPRGKALFRDLLEVLEVTPGNLDSHLKALEKAGYIELYKVFADRPRTAVRITEKGAKETGEYLRALKKILSLIPAGD is encoded by the coding sequence ATGGAAGCCCTGCGGGAGCTGAGCAGGAACCATGTCCTGGGCAACCCGATAAGGCTAGGAATAATGCTCTACCTCCTGCCAAGGGGTAAGGCCCTCTTCAGGGACCTCCTGGAGGTGCTCGAGGTAACGCCGGGAAACCTCGACTCACACCTTAAGGCCCTTGAAAAGGCCGGCTACATCGAGCTCTACAAGGTCTTCGCCGACAGACCCAGGACGGCCGTTAGGATAACGGAGAAGGGAGCAAAGGAAACCGGGGAGTACCTGAGGGCCTTAAAAAAGATCCTATCACTCATCCCCGCCGGGGACTGA